In Terriglobus aquaticus, the genomic window TTGGCCATACCGGAAACGGAGTTGGTCGTGACTGTGCCGATGTTGCCGTTGGTGCGCTCGAGCGTGCCTTCCCAGTACTGCGACCACTGGCTGCGCGTGTAAATGGAGCCGGCACAAAGGGTGCCGCGGGCTAGCATAATGCCGTCCTCCAGCGTTTGCGCGTGCGCGGCCACGCCCATGGCCGTTATGACCACGCCAGCTAAGGATGAGAGCGCCCGTGAAGCCTTGCGGCAAGATGCAGGCGGCGTATGTGAGTGCATTCCAAGTTCCTCGGGTATGCCGACGCGCTGCTCACAGGAACGCGCGTCGGCGCTCCATGAGTGCTTGCACCAAAGGTTGTCGGATACAGGGAGGATGCTAGGGCAGGGAGAGTACCTTCGTCCCGATGCTTGCGACCGATTTTGGCGTCGTCCTTTTGGAGGGCAGCGGCGAACGGGGAGGCACGCAGTTCAGCGGAACAAGTGGGGTACGAAGCTGCTGAGATTGCCGGTGACCGGTGTTCGTGATTCGCGCACGCCCATGCCACCGCACTCCTGATCGATCATCCACAGCCCGAGGACGGGATAACGGAGATCCGCAGTGCCGGGCTGGCCGTACAAGCGAATGCCCTCGCCACCTGCCTGGAAGCAGGCCGGCGGAGCCAACGCCTGGCAGACGAAGCGGCCGCCGCCGTAATCGCCCGGCGTTTGTGTCGTTCCCTGCGCGGTGACCGTCGTGATGTTGGCGCCCTCGCGGCTAAGCAGCGGTTTCCTGACGTACTCGCGCATGCCGCGCGGCTCGTCGAAGTACGCCTCCAGCAACAGCGGGTGGTCGGGGTAGAGCTCCCACAGGATTGGCAGGATGCCCTTGTTGGAGAGCAGCATTTTCCAGATGGGTTCGATCCAGATGATGCTGCGATAGAAGGCGAGCGCGGCCGGGCCGTACGTCTCGGTGAGCAGTGACTCCCAGGGGTAGAGCTTGAAGAGCGAGTAGATGGTGTTGTTCTGGAGGTCGACGAAGCGGTTCGCGTCGTCGTCCCAGCCAATCTCGTGCATCAACAACTGCTCGGTGCGCAGGCCGGCCTGCTGCGCGGTATCGCGCAGGTAGGTGGTGGTGAGCATGTCCTCGTCGGTATCGACGCTGGCGAAGTGCACGGGCTGGCGCAGGTACGGGGCGACGTCCTGCCACTTGGCAATCAGACGTTCATGCAGGCTATTGAACTGGTCGGCATCGGCGTGGGTGTCCTTCAGCCAGTCCCACTGGATGACCGCAGCTTCCAGTAGGGAAGTGGGCGTGTCGGCGTTGTACTCCAGCAGCTTGGGCGAGCCCTGGCCGTTGTACATCAGGTCGAAGCGGCCGTAGAGTGCGGGCGGCTCGTTCTCCCACGCCCACTCGATCAGCGGAACCGCCTGGGGCGGAATCGACAGGTCGGTGTAGCGTCTCTGATCGATCACGTGCTGCGCGGCAGCGAGGCACATGGTTTGCAGCTCGTTGGCGGCCGCTTCCAGCATGTCGATCTCGGTGCTGGTGAACTCGTAATGCGCGGACTCGTCCCAGTAGACGGCACCCGGCACAGCGCTGGTCAGGTCATCGGGCGAATGAAAAGTGAGTCCGGCAGTCTCGACTTTGTTGCGCCAGTCTGCACGCGGTGCGTGTTCGAAGCGATGCATGGGTTAGCTCCCCGAATGAAAGCTGCTGCCGAAGCCGCCGCGTGAGATGCCGTGGCCGCCGAGGAAGCCGTGACCACCCGAGAGCGGCGAAGCATAATTCGTGCCGCGAACGGCGTTGAAGCTGCCGCCCGATACGCGATCGCCGATGTTGTAGCCGCCGAAGCCGCCGTAGTAGGGCCGGTATACGTGCGGTATGAAGAGGAAGCCGCCGTGGCCGTCGGGCCGGCGCTCCTGCACGGTGCCGGGCTTGTCGCACAGGTTGTCGGCGACGACGGTGCCGTTTTCGTCGACACATCGTTGCATCTCTTTGGGGCGGCAGCCTGTGAGCAGGGAGACGGCAGCCGCGGCAACGAGCGGAGCGGCAACAGAAACAGAACGGCGCATGGTGCAGAGAGTTTATCGCTCTGCACCATGCGCCGCTCGTTTGTTTGCTGAGTTCGTTTGAACACTTTAAGCGGTTCCGCGCCTGCCAGCCTGCGGAACCGCTACGTTCCTAGTGGACGGGCTTTACCGTGCCCGCGCCGTAGTCGGGGTGCTGCAGGCTGCAGCATGCGTCGGTGCGTCCGCATATGCAGGTCTGCTCGGCGGCTTGGTTCGGCTTGCGTCCGGCCAGCACCTTTTGCGCGGCGATCAGGCCCTTGCCCCATTCGAAGCCGGGCATGTTCAGCTTGGTCGCGACCACGTGCTCCAGCGCGCCGACGAGCGCGATGGTGTCCAGCGAATCGAAGAAGCCCAGGTGCGCAAAACGGAAGATCTTGCCCTGCATCTCGCCCTGGCCGTTGGTGATGGTCGCGCCGAAGCGGCCTTTCAGCTCCTTGCAGATGATGCCGGAGTCGACCCCTTCCGGAGCGTAGACGGCGGTGGCTGCGGCCGATGGGCACTCCGGTGCGAAGAGGCGGAAGCCGAGCGCGGTGACGGCGGCGCGGGTCATCGCGGCGATCGTCTCGGCGTTCTCGACGAGCTTCTTGCGGCCTTCCACAAGGCTGCCGGCCGGGTTCTCTGGCGTGGCGGCCTGCGCGGCGATGTAATCCAGCGCGGCACCCAGTGCGGCAATTAGCGCGACCGGCGGCGTGTAGGCGCTTTCGCCCTTCACGGCATTCTTGCGTTCCTTACGCAGATCGAAGTAGTAGCGCGGGTTGTAGGTAGCTTCCATGCGGTCCCACGCGCGGTCGCTCACGGCCAGGTAGCTCAGTCCCGGCGGGATCATCACAGCCTTCTGCGATCCACCGATCATTACGTCCACGCCCCAGCCGTCCATGTCGAAGTGGCTGGTGCCCAAACCGGTGATAGCGTCGACGACAAGCAAGGCTTCGGAGTTCGAGTCTTTCAGCAGCTTGGCAACGGCGGGAACGCAGTGGCGTGCGCCGGTGCTGG contains:
- a CDS encoding glutathionylspermidine synthase family protein, translated to MHRFEHAPRADWRNKVETAGLTFHSPDDLTSAVPGAVYWDESAHYEFTSTEIDMLEAAANELQTMCLAAAQHVIDQRRYTDLSIPPQAVPLIEWAWENEPPALYGRFDLMYNGQGSPKLLEYNADTPTSLLEAAVIQWDWLKDTHADADQFNSLHERLIAKWQDVAPYLRQPVHFASVDTDEDMLTTTYLRDTAQQAGLRTEQLLMHEIGWDDDANRFVDLQNNTIYSLFKLYPWESLLTETYGPAALAFYRSIIWIEPIWKMLLSNKGILPILWELYPDHPLLLEAYFDEPRGMREYVRKPLLSREGANITTVTAQGTTQTPGDYGGGRFVCQALAPPACFQAGGEGIRLYGQPGTADLRYPVLGLWMIDQECGGMGVRESRTPVTGNLSSFVPHLFR
- a CDS encoding pyridoxal-phosphate-dependent aminotransferase family protein encodes the protein MIRKIRLFTPGPTPLLPAAQFAMAAADIHHRTPEFRALFTKVLAQLKDFVGTKSDVIVLSSSGTGAMEASVSNLTSPGDRVLVLSAGKFGERWTALAKAFGCAVDVVEAPYGETFSIDKVKEALKLETRAVFMQATETSTGARHCVPAVAKLLKDSNSEALLVVDAITGLGTSHFDMDGWGVDVMIGGSQKAVMIPPGLSYLAVSDRAWDRMEATYNPRYYFDLRKERKNAVKGESAYTPPVALIAALGAALDYIAAQAATPENPAGSLVEGRKKLVENAETIAAMTRAAVTALGFRLFAPECPSAAATAVYAPEGVDSGIICKELKGRFGATITNGQGEMQGKIFRFAHLGFFDSLDTIALVGALEHVVATKLNMPGFEWGKGLIAAQKVLAGRKPNQAAEQTCICGRTDACCSLQHPDYGAGTVKPVH